Proteins from a genomic interval of Syntrophomonadaceae bacterium:
- a CDS encoding transposase has translation PWSSYREYTEKPVICATQFAMELFSEDKTVSLHLMEEFHQEPNKDQCLEPDHGVRINDLEAAELIQKIAEVKSPQEIQAFEKQKRNAVIKELKKRQLSIRQIERLTGISFGIIRNL, from the coding sequence CCCCTGGAGCAGTTATCGGGAATATACAGAAAAACCAGTGATATGTGCCACCCAGTTCGCCATGGAGTTGTTTTCAGAAGATAAAACAGTTTCATTGCATTTAATGGAAGAATTTCATCAGGAACCAAACAAGGATCAATGCCTGGAGCCTGATCATGGGGTCAGGATAAATGATCTGGAAGCAGCTGAACTAATCCAAAAAATAGCTGAAGTAAAAAGTCCGCAAGAGATACAGGCATTTGAGAAGCAAAAGAGAAATGCAGTGATCAAAGAGCTTAAAAAAAGACAGTTGTCCATCAGGCAGATCGAAAGATTAACCGGGATCAGTTTTGGTATCATCAGAAATCTATAA